In Limnohabitans sp. INBF002, one genomic interval encodes:
- a CDS encoding cyclopropane-fatty-acyl-phospholipid synthase family protein, giving the protein MTSSTTSAPVRSAPQDMPAAARRVLSLLQRLQHGTLHVQWPDGSVAQYGAAPATGPALNATLHLHSYAPLTQALKSGDIGFAESYIAGEWTTNNLSELLQLLVANRRDMDELIFGSWLGRLFYRVRHLLHRNTRSNSKKNIHAHYDLGNAFYELWLDPTMNYSSAWFDNDRAKPMAEAQTAKVRRALRMVDAKAGDRILEIGCGWGALAELGGQEFGAHMSGVTLSHEQLAFANQRMQTQGLAATSHLRLQDYRDIDDGPYDAICSIEMLEAVGQEYWPTYFESVARLLKSGGKACIQTIVIDDALFDRYVKSTDFIQQYIFPGGCLPCPREFRAHAERAGLKVVDELAFGLDYAETLRRWRHQFMADKTQVLQLGFDERFIRIWEFYLAYCEAAFEQHNTDVLQFTLVKP; this is encoded by the coding sequence ATGACTTCATCCACGACCTCGGCCCCCGTCCGCTCTGCCCCCCAAGACATGCCCGCTGCTGCGCGGCGCGTGCTGAGCTTGCTACAACGTTTACAACATGGCACCTTGCATGTGCAATGGCCCGATGGCAGTGTGGCGCAATACGGCGCAGCACCCGCCACAGGCCCAGCACTCAACGCGACCCTGCATTTGCACAGCTATGCCCCGCTGACGCAAGCCTTGAAATCGGGCGACATTGGTTTCGCTGAAAGCTACATTGCGGGCGAGTGGACCACAAACAATTTGTCTGAGCTGCTGCAGCTCTTAGTCGCCAACCGCCGCGACATGGACGAGCTGATCTTTGGCAGCTGGTTGGGCCGCTTGTTCTACCGCGTGCGCCACTTGCTTCACCGCAACACGCGCAGCAACAGCAAGAAAAACATCCACGCACATTACGACTTGGGCAATGCCTTTTATGAGCTGTGGCTTGACCCCACGATGAACTACTCGTCCGCGTGGTTTGACAACGACCGCGCCAAGCCGATGGCCGAGGCACAAACCGCCAAAGTGCGGCGCGCCCTGCGCATGGTCGACGCCAAAGCGGGTGACCGCATTCTTGAAATCGGCTGCGGCTGGGGCGCTTTGGCTGAGCTGGGCGGCCAAGAGTTTGGCGCGCACATGAGCGGCGTGACCTTGAGCCACGAGCAACTGGCGTTTGCCAACCAACGCATGCAAACCCAAGGCTTGGCCGCCACCAGCCACCTGCGCTTGCAAGACTACCGCGACATTGACGACGGCCCCTATGACGCGATCTGCTCCATCGAAATGTTGGAGGCTGTCGGCCAAGAATATTGGCCCACCTATTTCGAGAGCGTGGCTCGCTTGCTGAAGTCTGGCGGTAAAGCTTGCATCCAAACCATCGTCATCGACGACGCGCTGTTTGACCGCTATGTCAAAAGCACCGACTTCATTCAGCAATACATTTTTCCCGGCGGTTGTTTGCCTTGTCCGCGCGAGTTTCGCGCGCACGCCGAACGCGCAGGCCTGAAAGTGGTGGACGAGCTGGCCTTTGGTTTGGACTACGCCGAAACCTTGCGCCGCTGGCGTCACCAATTCATGGCGGACAAAACGCAGGTGTTGCAACTGGGGTTTGACGAGCGCTTCATCCGTATTTGGGAGTTCTACCTCGCTTACTGCGAAGCCGCATTTGAGCAGCACAACACCGATGTGTTGCAGTTCACCTTGGTCAAGCCATGA
- a CDS encoding DUF3833 domain-containing protein, producing MGALAAVGLSGCASPSIEDYAQDKPTLDLRSYFNGKVDAWGVFTDRQGKVVKRFTVDMACTWQGEQGVLDERFVYSDGTQERRIWKLTHLGNGQYQGTAGDVVGIASGQTRGNAFRWGYTLALPVDGRVLHVSMDDWMYLMSDRVMLNKARMSKWGVHLGDVTLSFTRRG from the coding sequence ATGGGCGCACTGGCTGCTGTGGGCTTGAGCGGCTGTGCCAGCCCTTCGATTGAAGACTACGCCCAGGACAAACCCACGCTGGACTTGCGCAGCTACTTCAACGGCAAGGTCGATGCCTGGGGCGTGTTCACAGACCGCCAAGGCAAAGTGGTGAAGCGCTTCACCGTGGACATGGCCTGCACTTGGCAGGGAGAACAGGGCGTGTTGGATGAGCGCTTTGTCTACTCCGATGGCACACAAGAGCGCCGCATTTGGAAACTCACCCACTTGGGTAACGGCCAGTACCAAGGCACGGCTGGCGACGTGGTGGGCATCGCCAGCGGACAAACACGCGGCAACGCCTTTCGTTGGGGCTACACCTTGGCCTTGCCCGTGGACGGCCGTGTGCTGCATGTGAGCATGGACGATTGGATGTATCTGATGAGCGACCGTGTCATGCTCAACAAAGCACGCATGAGCAAGTGGGGCGTGCACTTGGGCGACGTCACCTTGTCCTTCACTCGCCGAGGTTGA
- a CDS encoding chalcone isomerase family protein: MTTRRSALTHVMRAAVLSCAGALSLDAHANQQSNAKPDTPTAVPSFVRSLLRGTPRLIGQHRFTYWGFEVYDASLWGSTAFAPDNWAMQALVLELRYLRDFKGADIAQRSIDEMQGQRTLSAAQQHNWSGVLQSLIPNVRSGDRITGVYAPDKGMQLLHQDRLLGDITDAELAKRFFGIWLAPETSQRQLRQQLLAGAQQ, from the coding sequence ATGACCACACGCCGCAGCGCATTGACCCATGTGATGCGTGCGGCGGTTCTCAGCTGTGCGGGTGCCTTGTCGTTAGACGCACACGCCAACCAGCAAAGCAACGCCAAGCCAGACACACCAACCGCAGTCCCAAGTTTTGTGCGCTCCCTGCTTCGCGGCACACCGCGCCTGATTGGGCAGCACCGATTCACCTATTGGGGCTTTGAGGTGTACGACGCCAGCCTGTGGGGCAGCACCGCTTTTGCCCCCGACAACTGGGCCATGCAAGCCTTGGTGCTAGAGCTGCGCTACCTGCGGGATTTCAAAGGCGCTGACATTGCGCAACGCTCCATAGATGAAATGCAAGGCCAGCGTACCTTGAGCGCTGCCCAACAACACAACTGGTCGGGCGTGTTGCAATCGCTCATTCCAAACGTGCGCAGCGGCGACCGCATCACCGGCGTTTACGCCCCCGACAAAGGCATGCAGCTCTTGCACCAAGACCGCCTGTTGGGTGACATAACCGACGCAGAATTGGCGAAACGCTTTTTTGGCATTTGGTTGGCCCCCGAAACTTCGCAACGCCAGCTTCGCCAGCAATTGCTGGCCGGCGCTCAACAATGA